Proteins from one Acanthopagrus latus isolate v.2019 chromosome 18, fAcaLat1.1, whole genome shotgun sequence genomic window:
- the LOC119007674 gene encoding protocadherin gamma-A3-like, whose translation MFFSFAMARGISAYTGCVKWRFGCGQNRHFVFFLFYFTYMVSGHIRYSIPEEMKKGSLIGNVAQDLGLDLRRLRSGRARIVTGESIQYTELKTDKGILVVKERIDREQLCGDVTPCSFSFEVILENPMELHQITVEITDINDHSPSFKRDRMQFEISESANAGARFPLTSAEDPDVGVNGLREYFLSENDNFVLKQNSNADGKKYAEMVLQKPLDRETNPHLSLKLIAVDGGTPQRSGTVNIDITVLDNNDNAPVFNQSVYKATVMENSPRDTYVTTVNASDADSGSNSVVTYYFSDLSGGLGNLFTVNEKNGIILITGSIDYEKDKKYELRIEAKDQGGLTDSSKVVIEVIDVNDNAPTLSVMSFTSPVSEDSPSGTTIGIINVKDLDSGENGQVNCRIEQNAPFKIKSNLRNYYTLVTDTVLDRERVSEYNITVVATDAGMSPLSTKKTFHLKVSDVNDNAPVFPPSVYNAFISENNSPGVSVLTLRAKDPDENQNARISYILEDANIGASPVSEYVSINAESGVIHAVRSFDYEQIKQLIFVVKAQDGGSPPLSSNVSVKIMIQDQNDNPPQVLYPVQTGGSVVAEMVPRSADVGYLVTKVVAVDVDSGQNAWLSYKLQKATDRALFEVGLQNGEIRTIRQVTDKDAVKQRLTVIVEDNGQPSRSATVIVNVAVADSFPEVLSEFTDFPHDKEYNDNLTFYLVLALAVVSFLFITCLVVIISVKIYRWRQSRVLYHSSLPVIPYYPPRYSDTLGTGTLPHVYNYEVCRTTDSRRSDCKFGGAGSQNVLIMDPSSTGTMQRIQSEKSILDEPDSPLEVS comes from the coding sequence atgtttttttcttttgctatgGCTCGTGGAATATCAGCCTACACCGGGTGCGTTAAATGGCGCTTTGGCTGCGGACAGAATCGGCATTTTGtgttcttccttttttatttcacttataTGGTGAGCGGACATATCCGATATTCAATcccagaggagatgaagaaaggaTCTCTGATCGGTAACGTAGCACAGGACCTGGGTTTGGATCTGAGAAGGCTTCGTTCTGGTCGGGCCCGTATCGTGACCGGAGAGAGCATCCAGTACACCGAGCTGAAGACAGACAAAGGGATTCTAGTCGTCAAAGAGAGAATAGACCGAGAGCAGCTTTGCGGAGACGTGACACCGTGTAGTTTCAGCTTCGAGGTGATTTTAGAAAACCCCATGGAGCTTCATCAAATCACAGTTGAGATCACAGATATAAATGATCATTCGCCCTCGTTCAAACGAGACAGAATGCAATTTGAAATTAGCGAATCAGCTAATGCAGGTGCTCGTTTTCCACTGACTAGCGCAGAAGACCCAGATGTAGGTGTGAATGGACTCAGAGAATATTTTCTGTCCGAGAATGATAATTTTGTTCTGAAGCAAAACTCGAATGCGGATGGAAAGAAGTATGCAGAGATGGTGTTACAGAAGCCATTAGACAGAGAGACGAATCCGCATCTGTCTCTAAAGCTGATAGCTGTCGACGGTGGAACTCCGCAGAGATCTGGTACAGTAAACATAGATATCACTGTTCTTGATAACAATGACAACGCGCCTGTATTTAATCAGTCTGTGTACAAAGCTACAGTGATGGAGAACTCTCCCAGAGACACGTACGTCACCACTGTTAATGCCAGTGACGCAGATTCTGGGTCTAATAGTGTAGTGACGTATTATTTCTCAGATCTCAGTGGTGGACTTGGTAATTTGTTcacagtaaatgaaaagaatGGTATCATTTTGATAACAGGGTCTATTGATTACGAAAAAGACAAGAAGTACGAGCTCAGGATCGAGGCAAAAGATCAGGGAGGTTTGACAGATTCAAGTAAAGTAGTAATTGAAGTAATTGATGTAAATGACAACGCCCCAACTCTTAGCGTCATGTCATTCACCAGTCCTGTGTCAGAAGATTCCCCTTCTGGAACAACTATTGGCATTAtaaatgtaaaagatcttgattCAGGTGAAAACGGGCAAGTTAACTGTAGAATCGAACAAAACGCACCTTTCAAGATTAAATCTAATTTGAGGAATTACTACACTTTGGTAACAGACACTGTATTAGATCGTGAACGTGTTTCAGAATATAACATCACTGTAGTAGCAACAGATGCAGGaatgtctcctctctccacaaAGAAAACCTTTCATTTAAAGGTGTCTGATGTGAACGATAATGCTCCAGTGTTTCCACCGAGTGTTTACAATGCGTTCATCTCAGAGAACAACTCTCCTGGTGTTTCTGTTCTCACGCTGAGAGCTAAAGATCCTGATGAGAACCAAAACGCCCGAATATCTTATATTCTGGAAGATGCAAATATCGGTGCATCTCCAGTTTCTGAATATGTTTCTATAAATGCAGAGAGCGGAGTGATACACGCAGTGCGTTCATTTGATTATGAGCAgatcaaacagctgattttCGTCGTGAAAGCGCAGGATGGAggctctcctccactcagcagtaacgtgagtgtgaaaataatgatccaGGACCAGAACGACAACCCTCCTCAGGTTCTGTACCCGGTCCAGACTGGAGGCTCTGTGGTGGCTGAAATGGTGCCTCGTTCAGCAGATGTGGGCTATCTGGTGACTAAAGTGGTGGCTGTTGATGTGGACTCTGGACAGAATGCCTGGCTCTCCTATAAACTgcagaaagccacagacaggGCGCTGTTTGAAGTGGGCTTACAGAATGGAGAAATCCGAACTATCCGCCAGGTGACTGATAaagatgctgtgaaacagagactgactgttATAGTGGAGGACAACGGGCAGCCCTCTCGTTCAGCTACAGTCATTGTTAACGTGGCGGTGGCCGACAGCTTCCCGGAAGTGCTGTCGGAGTTCACCGACTTTCCTCACGACAAGGAGTACAATGACAACCTGACTTTTTACTTAGTGCTGGCTTTGGCTGTAGTGTCCTTCCTGTTCATCACGTGTTTAGTGGttattatatcagtgaaaatctacagatggagacagtctcGCGTCCTGTATCACTCCAGTCTCCCTGTGATTCCATATTATCCTCCACGTTACTCAGACACTTTGGGGACAGGGACTCTCCCACACGTGTACAACTACGAGGTGTGCAGGACGACTGACTCCAGAAGGAGTGACTGTAAGTTCGGCGGAGCTGGTAGTCAGAACGTGTTGATAATGGACCCCAGTTCTACAGGGACGATGCAGCGGATTCAGAGTGAGAAGAGCATCCTGGATGAACCAGACTCTCCTCTAGAG